Genomic DNA from Plasmodium yoelii strain 17X genome assembly, chromosome: 3:
acgtggtatatgcattttttaataataatattaatttcctttacatattttgatattgtattatatttaaatatcattaaactttattttaataaaaatttcaataatacatatttcttataattgtttttaaatgttttcttagtgtaaaaCGTTACAGGATGTAAAGAAATGGTTTTTTGATGAATTGGGCAGTAATGGTGACTATCAACTTATAAATGTTGAAGATCTCAAAAAGCATTGTATTAGTAAATGTGATAATaatttcgataaaattaatgctgtatgtttatatttgttggatCAATTCTATAAGCATGAGGGTTTGTTACCCTCTCCTTCAAAAAGTAACCCCAATATTGttgataacatttttatatggttaagttatatgttaagcCTTGATAAAACTATTAATTACGACGGTAtaaagtatttttataaaaattacataGAGAAACGTAATACGTATAATACGAAAATAGATGACTTAATTGTTTATGATACTTATAAGGAACTTATAGATACTAGAAAGTATTTGTTGAATATGGATAGTAATATtgtatctaaattttatgaagcaCTTATATCATTATGTAACTTGTATAATGAACTTGATTATGACAATACAGATTGCAAGAAATATTTGGATGATAATAgtgatttttttaaaaaatatcaagaACTTGAGAAAAATACTAGTATTACTGGAAATGATTCATATAATGAACTATTGACCACTTTATTAACTGATTataatgattttaaaaagGAATGTAACCATATTTTATCCTCTCTATCGacagaaaaaaaagataagGCTGGACTAACTCCTGGACTAATTTCTGGACAAGATTCTGGACTAGATTTGGGATTATATTATGGACAAGAATCTGAACCCAATTCTGAATCGAGTTCTGAAGctacatcatcaagttcgtcgataacaagcaaattaattccagttTTATTGATACTTGGTACAATACCAATTTTTTTGGGAAttgcttataaggtaaataataaggaattaaaaaattattttcattatatatatgtaaatgttaaaaaaaaatcatacgcttcttaatattttatattagtattcattatttggatttcggaaaagagttcaaaaacatttaagagaaaagctaaaaaaataaagaagaaaactgatcattaatatgtgATTCAAAGAGCAAtgactatttcaggaatagtaataatgattaatatattttaagaaactgtctatttgaaaataagtaatttttgcataatttttatagtttttatatagtttttatgttgtgggtcaggGATGAGGTTGTGTTTGTATTTGTGTAACCCATGCTCAGGTTagggttaagtattatattgtattaattttttacaatttgaacactaattaaatatatataccatcccatatatttaatcacgAGATGAAgtttaaatatgcaaccaaaaagtGGATATAATCATTAATGTGGAAGGGGTTACACAACgtattttataagttataatatatatagagtgttcatgccgatttaatatgattaaaaaaaattgtttatattgcatatattaattcatattatgatatatcataattatttattatataagctTGTTAATCAtaactatattgaattatgcataacacaatatgtttctttatttgatgaaaattttatttagtaaaacttataatttgtatcatatttgttttaaattaaattatattacgccATCataactgtaataatagcattataTATGAGTCTGAGTGTGAATTATAAGATGattcattttgaatattcatcTACATTACACTATATATGCATATCAATACATTGGTTTTTaagattaattaaacatattaccaatatataataggtaatcataaaatatatattcataaatatcgatcgaaaatcgacaatataacataatctataaaaaatgttctatgtatctaacatttttaataatcaataaaaatatccatattaataaaaaattaaattatagatatatgtatactatccttttaattttcgattatatataatataattttctttatatttatattaaggttttaaattcaaattatggaaatagttctatatacattaatttatttcgcataaaggtataacattagattaatcactattaatttgtaaattttaaagatatgaggtatatataaattatattttaaaatagttaatataattgcatataagaatattaataaaatttaatattgtaTTTTGTTCTAgcaattataaataatatggtaGGTaaaatgcattattatatatacctatacatataatctaataaaatactctatcaataattaatatttaaatatttttttattgtggaaacttcacataattaaatgttaatattatataaaagacacataataatacattataaaggtatcattgttatatattttttaaagatccaatttggaatttgtagttttatattttaaaaatatggataaatTGTGAAAAGGGTAACGATTCAACGTTAAATTtccttttattattccatattatattatcattgtcttttgtagaattaataaaatatagaatttttaataaattatttgaatgtatatacactGATAACTATAGCaatagaatatataagataaaaatgaacaattcagaacatttagcaaatatttatttaaatttatatattaaaatagcaaatatatcttatctctctcctcttaaagggcaatataacaacctaattaaacatatttttctattatactttaaaatttgcatcaatagttatttatgtattaatatttactatgtatgattttaaaatcaatttacatttaaagacttatttaatcttataaatacgggttcagtgctaatatttgttttaaggaatggaaaatatgcataaaatagtttataaaattgccaaataaataatatttataaattggaatatgtatgaataaaaataaagttataggattcattaaaatgaattatgaatttatctacattcattaaaaacaatataaatttatataatttgcataaaGATGTAAGTAACATAACTTGAAAacactataattttaataaaacatggtatatagtattagaaacaagtatataaatatttaatatattttaaaatttactatttatatacttttaagggttatagtaataatggatTTCTTAATTGTTTCGATTTTTGCAGTATATTAGTTTTGGGGAACCACTTATTAAAACAACAGATATGatgttgtttattttctatattaaggcatatgaataatatgatatatttttaatttattataaacttatttttattttattatataattatacgGAAaggtattaaaaataacaatttatgcaaaattgtatcatatatacatatgataaaaaatgtattaaatacCCCCAAAATAAGGCAATTTATCTAACTACCATAAAGGTATTATATTGTTCTATAttgtatttaaattaatattaaaaatgataagaatttatttaatcacagacaattttatattattgttcaattattttatcatttattaagtgtaaaatatataaaataatatgatgttACATACTCTgcatattataaacaaaataaaattacaatgGATTATCGCCtggtatataatttttttaataaaatttgcttTTCCTTATATTTTTCGATGTTATATTAcctataaaattcattaagttttattttataagagtttcattaacatatatttttattatacttttttaaatgttttcttagtgtggaAGGTTTGATAAATTGAGAAATTATTTCCCCGATGAATTAAACAAACCTACAAAGAATGATATTCATATTTTAGGGAATATTAAGAATTATTGCTCTAATGGAGAATCAGAGGAAACAGGATGTAAGACTGATctcgataaaataaatggtgGATGTCTATGGTTGTTCGagcaaaatattattaataatattgacAGCTTAAGTGAggataaatttaaaattattattatatacattatgatgtggttaaattatatgataaaCCTAAAGAAAGATGGCGAAATCAACAACctaaatgatttttatactaaatatatagaaaccAATATGTATTATACTAATTGTAAAAAAGATGATAAAGATTGTAATAGTAcattaaatgataaaacGGGATATGATAGTTTTAAGGAGTTCATAGAAAAAAACAGATATTTGTTGAATATTAGTTTTGATGAtgtgtctaaattttatgctgcatttaaatcattgtGTAATCTGTATACCGAACTTGATTCAAATGACACCAAATGTAAGAAATGTTTAGAAAGTGCTAaagaatttgttaaaaaatatgatgaactTAATGTTTCTGATATTGCTGAATACAGTCCTTATTATCAAATATTGTCTATATTATcaaaggattatagtaattttaaaatttattgtaAAGATAATCAAGTTGATTGTAACGATATACCGCTCCTTTCACCGATAAAcacaacaaaaaaaaaattacaaagtTCTGAACTGAATTTTGAAGatacatcatcaagttcgccgataacaaacaaattaattccagttttatctatatttggtgcaatatcaatttttttgggaatttcttataaggtaaataataaggaattaaaaaaaaatattatatatatataaacattaaCGAACAACCGTatgcttcttaacattttatattagtattcgttatttggatttcggaaacgatttcaaaaacaaaaattaagagaacaaataaaaaaataaagaagaaaatgaatcattaatatatgattcgaagagagtgaatatttcaggaatagtaataatgatttatatatgctaacaaactgtctattgggaagtaacttttgcataatttttatatagtttttatgttgtgggtcaaGGTTATGTTTGTGGAACCCACATTCGGGCCGGGGCTAAgtactatatttttattttatttttataattttaacaataattaaatatatgtataattccgtatgtttaatattgAGATGATGTCTAAATATGCACCCCTCAAAGGGGTACTggtattaatatgaaaagggcCACATAACACTTTTtccataaagtataatacatataattgagtgttcatcacgatttaatatgattaaaattaaatgtctaaattgtatatattaatatagatgttGACTATATATGAATTCCCATTATGCAACatcataattgcctattatataaaccTTGATGACCCAgagttatattgaattatgcatgtcataatatgtttctatattttatgaaaattttatttagtaaaacttataacttgtatcatatctattttaatttaaatcatgttatccaactggacagtaataatagatattcataaaatatagatacatAAACATCGATCGATAATCGACAATGTAACGtagtctataaaatattattatacttctaacattttttgtaatacataaaaattgaattatatacaatattttttaagttttaattgtagttactattctctttttgtatttcctTTGCATtcgtattaaaattaattaatattaacaGAACTAGCTATAAatgctttaatttatttatcataaggtataataatatattaatcactatatatttttaaattttataactttgaggtttaaataattatattttaaaataattaaaaaaataaaatataagtgtattaataaaatttaatgttatattttattctaataattataaataatattatagataaaattattgttatattatataactatacatataatctagTAAAATaccaataattaatattgaaatattgttttattgtggaaacttcatataattaaatattaatatgaattttatcgaaaagacatataataatatatataaagggataatttttatatatttgttaaagatccaatttgggatttataattttatatcttAAAAAACTGGATAAATAGAAAAAAGGATATAGACTTAATTAACGTTAAattccattttattattctatattaacgcgtattatatcatcattatgtttccatagaattaataaaatatagaatttttaataaattatttgattgtatatacattgataattCTAGCAGTATAATCTATaggaaaaaatgaacaattcataacatttagcaaatatttatttaaatttatatattaaaagagtaaatatatcttatctctctcctcttaaaggacAATATGACAacttaattaaacatatttttctattatactttaaaatttgcatcaatagttatttatgtattaatatttactatgtattattttaaaacaattcaCATTTAAATAGCATAATAAACACGGGTTCAttgctaattgttgttttaaagaatggaaagaatggcaaaatatattataaaattacccaataaagaatacttataaattggaatatgtaggaataaaaataaagttataggactcattaaaatgaattatgaatttatctacattcattaaaaacaatataaatttatataatttgcataaatatataacataacttaatttgaaaacactataattttaataaaacatggtatatagtattagaaataagtatataaatatttatatattttaaaatttactatttatatacttttaagggtTATAGCTATAATggattttttaattgtttcgATTTTTGCAGTATATTAGTTTTTGGGAACCacttattaaaacaaaagatatgatgttgtttattttctatattaaagcatatatataagaagATATATTCTAAATTCATTACAATGTTACTTTaacttttataataatgctcatataaatgttattaaggataccaatttatacaaaattgtattatatatacatatggtaaaaaatgtattaaacacCCCCCGAATAAGGCAATTTATCTAACTACCATAAaggtattatatttatattaatattaaaaatgataatatcaTGTTTAACCACagacaattttttattagagttcaattattttgtcatttattaagcgtaaaatatattaaataatatgatgttacataatctacatattataaaaaaaataaaattacaatgGATTATACCCtggtatataaaattttttaataaaatttgcttTTCCTTATATTTTCCTATGTTATATtacttataaattttattaaatttgattttataacagtttcattaacatatatttttattatactttttaaaatgttttcttagtgtatGAGGTTTAATAACTTGAGAAACTATTTACCCGATGACTTAAGCAAAGCTAAAAATAGTGATATTCATATATTAGGGGATATTAAGAATTATTGCTCTAATGGAGAATCAGAGGGAACAGGATGTAAGACTGATCTCGATAAGATAAATGGTGCTTGTCTATGGTTGTTCGACCAATTgcttttgaaaaataaacataatatcAACATGGCTgaatacattattatatggttaatttatatgttaaacctaaaaaatgataaaaaaatcaacAATTTTAATGACttttatactttttatatagaaaataataggTATTATATTAACTGTGATAGTAGGGGTAATGATTGTagtgataaattaaaagaaataacgaaatatacaaattataaggaAATAATAGATACAAAAAAGGAATTGTtgaatattaattttgaGAATGTGTCTAAATtgtatgatgcatttaaattattatgtaacatgtataCTGAAATTGGTGGAAACGACACAACAAATAAgaaatatttagaaaatgctaaaaaatttgttgaaaaatataatgaacttAACGATCCTAATAATACTAAAGATAACGCCTATTATCAAgtattgtctacattatcaaatgattataaaaattttaaaagttATTGTAAgaaatatacatttaattGTGATGATATTCCACCCCTTCTAGATATAAAAACAGCACAAAATCCTGTAGAAAGTTCTGAACCGAGTTTTGAATCGAGTTCTGAAGTTACaccatcaagttcgtcgataacaaacaaattaattccagttttatcgataatTGTTGCAATACCAATATTCTTgggaattttttataaggtaaataataaggaattaaaaaattattttcattaaatatatgcaaacattaacaaaaaaaccATATGTTTATCAAccttttatattagtattcgttatttggatttcggaaacgaacccaaaaacaacatttaagaaaaaaactaaaaaaataaagaaaatagatcattaatatatgattcgaagaatagtgactatttcagaagtagtaataattattgatatatgttaagaaattgtctatttgaaaataattttttatcataatttttgaaaataattattgggtatataagaataattaaatagtatatccaataatatataatgttatatatgtatagttataatatttttatactgtttttgtataatttttaaatagattttatgttgtgggtcagTATTATGTTTTTGGACCCCATATTCGGATTAGGGTTAAGtgttatattgcatttaattttttataattcgataacatttattagtttaaagaattgttttaaatatatataggaaataaattgttaaaatatgtaaaggATAAGTTAGcgtttttaatatttatattatgtcTAAATATGTAAGAAATAAAATGAGGATGAAGATGACTATGCAAAGGAATAAAGTAATAcattttgataaattatatgatttgGATTTCGTGTTAATATAACTTAATGGTAAATGTGTTTAACTAtgtctttttgtattttattgttaatttggAGTTATCGGTTTATGGGGGAATTTATCGAATATTGGAATCGATATAAAAAGATGATTTCAAAGCATCGATTTGGTCCTAGAAGAAAAGgttgatttaaataattacagCATTTAATATGAGAAATTAAGGAGAGAGGGAATtggaagaaaataattattatgatttcCTCCCTCAGTGACAACTgaacaaaatgataaatgAAGTAAGTGATGTAGGAATGGATTTGAATGAAATAAAAGTATAAAGTGGTATTTGgaggaaatatatataagggAGAGAAATTAAGTTACGTTAaaggtatatttattttacacacattattttatgaattatgtacaaggtaaataaaaagaaagtTATGaagtatacaatttttaaaatatttcttcactatcaaatattatatattttactatttttattttagtatTTGCCATTTGGATGGAGAAAGgaattgaagaaaaaaaaacattaaagAGGTTATAAACTCAACTgatcgaaaaaaataaaatgcaaATAATTATAGATTCATCtaatcaaaaaaaacagaCTAAAAAATCAATAAATTCCGTTTGTGGAAAAATCTCCATTGTTAAATATGTACCAACTTATGCAGGCCGATCCTgtatcatttattaatttatttttttttaattttttttgtttataaagaAATCACAATTCTTtagaattataaatttaattaatgtcttatattttttgttaaataacCAAAGGTCAGATGTTTATGATTCTGACTTtaaaattcaatataaatattaaaaataacaaataagTAAATTCGTTTATTATTATAGGTAAATAAACTCATAAGTatcatcaaaaaatatatatgtgtaatattataatataaatatatgtattttaatAATCTATATAAAACGATGTTGTTTAAtcaattcattttatttccattataatatttctctaaaattataagaataaaataattaataatataatgaatgaataaaaaaaatatattttataaaataatttattattgaaaaaattcataataatatttttaaaaaatataaacagtGACCCTCTACGTCTCTATCATACAttgcaaaatataattgttttttatgcatattcagtaaaaaaaatataaaagtggATATTTCCTATAATTAAAAGTTGTGTTGTTGAATAAAAAATCAAtgacatataataatgcattataaagatatcaattttatattattgttaaagatccaattcggaatatgtggttttatattataaaaaactgAATCAATGGAGAAAAGGTTAAAGGATCATTTAATGttaaatttcattttattattctatatgaacatatattatattatcattatttaatgaaCCATCTTTAATAACAAACAGCATTGTTTTAtcacaaaattaataaagtatataatttttaataaattatttgaatgcatatacatttataactataataataaaatatataaggtaaaaatgaacaattcagaacatttaacgaatattcaacttaatttaaatattaaaagagcaaaGATATCTTATCTTTCTCTTCTTAAAGGACAATATACCaacataattaaacatatttttctaatatactttaaaacgtcaccaatagttatttatatgcttaacatttactatgtattattttaaaaacaattcaCATTTAAATAGCATAATAAACACGGGTTCAttgctaattgttgttttaaagaagGAAAGGAcggcaaaatatattataaaattacccaataaggcatatttttaaattgaagtatataagaataaaaataaagttatagtaatcattaaaatgaattatgaatttatctgtattaaataaaacaatataaatttatctatatgcaattaaaaaagtgaACATTGtaacttattttataaatgttataattttagaaaagtctatattatatattataagaaacaagtatataaatatttaaaatatattagaaaaaatatatttatatacttttaaggattatagtaatgaTGGGCTCCTTAATTGTTTCGATTTTTGCAGTATATTAGTTTTGGGGtaccatttattaaaacacaATATATGGCGTGGTTTCTTTCACATAGTAAaccatatatataagtatatattttttaaattcataataaaagcatatccatttttataataaaattattccaGATGCTAGTAAGAATGgcatttttgtataaaatgcagcatatctatatttaatcaaaaatgtattaaacacCCCTCTAAGATAATTTATCTAGCTATCATAAAAAGGAATAGAATGAttctttagtaataataatattttatgattccatattaatttcattattgaaaaacttatatatttaactacagacagttgTTATGTATAAGGTTAAAATATTTGCGTCACATATTTGCTGTAGTGCATATAAAACAGAATGATTTTActaaatttacaaatcaaaaataaaatcccattataatgaatagaCAAGtggtatataattttttaataataataatttcctttatattttttgatattgtattacatatacatatcattaaactttattttaataaaatttgtaataatatacatttctaataattgtttttaaatgttttcttagtgtaaaTGGTTCAAATCTCTATGGTTTCATTTTCCCGATGAATtgaaaaatgatgaaaactataattttgtatatggTGATCAAACTTTCAAAAGGTATTGTACTAATAATAGTTGTGATAACAAtcttgaaaaaattaatgctgcatgtttatatttgtttaatgCATTCTTTGTGGATTATAATTCGTTTAAAGATaatgcaaaaaataatatcgaTGTTGTTtattacattattatatggttaagttatatgttaagcCTAAAAGAAAATGGAATCAATAAATTAAACGACTTCTATACTAAGCATATAGAAACAAATATGcactataaaaataaaatatatggtgTTAGTGCTTATAATTGttataaagaaataatagATCAAAAAAGAGATTTGttggatataaataataatattatatctaatttttataaagcatttaaatcattatatgAAATGTATTATGCATTTGATGGAAGCACATCAAATTGCACAAAATGCTTGAATAAAGCTAATCAATTTGTTGAAGAATATAAAGAACTTAATGAAAATTCGAATAATACTGATAACAGTccatatagaaaaatattgtctacattatcatctgattataataatttaaaaaatgaatgtaaAAATGCTCAAGACATCAATTTTCCAAACCTTCCAGAGATAAAAACAACACAACCTTCAGTAGAATGTTCTGATGATAATTCTGCACAAAAATCTGAACAAACTGTAAAAAGTTCTGAAGAAAAGTCTGAACAAACTGTAAAAAGTTCTGAAGAAACGTCTGAACAAATTGTACAAAGTTCTGATTttacatcatcaagttcgtcgatagtAAGCAAAGTAAttccagttttatcgatatttgctGCAATACCTatttttttgggaatttcttataaggtgaataataaggaattaaaaaatattacatttaaatatatgcaaatgttaacaaaaaaatcgtacatttttttaattttttatattagtattcgttatttggatttcggaaacgatctcaaaaacatttaagaaaaaagctaaaaaaataaagaataaaactgatcattaataaattattccgAATATgactatttatttatttattttaagaaactgtctatttcgaagtaatttttgatcatagtttttatatagtttttatgttgtgggtcaggGTTCAGGTTTATgaaacccatattcgggttaggattaagtattatattgtattaattttttataatttgaacactaattaattatatgtacCATCTCTATATGTTTAATCGAAAATGAAGTTAAAAGttcaaatatgcaaccaaaaaagggttacataacattttttcataatttataatatatataatttagtgttcatatcgatttaatatgattaaaaaaatgtctatattggatatattaattcatattatgatatatgataattatttattatataaagcttTTTAACCCCGATTTATATTGAATTGTGCATAAcacaatatgtttctttattgataaaacattttatttagtaaaacttattatttgtatcatttgttttaatttaaatcatattttgataatcgaacagtataataatattatatatcagagtataaattataattaaattcatttggaacaattgtctacattataatatacctacAGGTTAatggaaatatt
This window encodes:
- a CDS encoding PIR protein; this encodes MNRQVCKWFKSLWFHFPDELKNDENYNFVYGDQTFKRYCTNNSCDNNLEKINAACLYLFNAFFVDYNSFKDNAKNNIDVVYYIIIWLSYMLSLKENGINKLNDFYTKHIETNMHYKNKIYGVSAYNCYKEIIDQKRDLLDINNNIISNFYKAFKSLYEMYYAFDGSTSNCTKCLNKANQFVEEYKELNENSNNTDNSPYRKILSTLSSDYNNLKNECKNAQDINFPNLPEIKTTQPSVECSDDNSAQKSEQTVKSSEEKSEQTVKSSEETSEQIVQSSDFTSSSSSIVSKVIPVLSIFAAIPIFLGISYKYSLFGFRKRSQKHLRKKLKK
- a CDS encoding PIR protein → MDYRLCGRFDKLRNYFPDELNKPTKNDIHILGNIKNYCSNGESEETGCKTDLDKINGGCLWLFEQNIINNIDSLSEDKFKIIIIYIMMWLNYMINLKKDGEINNLNDFYTKYIETNMYYTNCKKDDKDCNSTLNDKTGYDSFKEFIEKNRYLLNISFDDVSKFYAAFKSLCNLYTELDSNDTKCKKCLESAKEFVKKYDELNVSDIAEYSPYYQILSILSKDYSNFKIYCKDNQVDCNDIPLLSPINTTKKKLQSSELNFEDTSSSSPITNKLIPVLSIFGAISIFLGISYKYSLFGFRKRFQKQKLREQIKK
- a CDS encoding PIR protein; this encodes MNKDVCKTLQDVKKWFFDELGSNGDYQLINVEDLKKHCISKCDNNFDKINAVCLYLLDQFYKHEGLLPSPSKSNPNIVDNIFIWLSYMLSLDKTINYDGIKYFYKNYIEKRNTYNTKIDDLIVYDTYKELIDTRKYLLNMDSNIVSKFYEALISLCNLYNELDYDNTDCKKYLDDNSDFFKKYQELEKNTSITGNDSYNELLTTLLTDYNDFKKECNHILSSLSTEKKDKAGLTPGLISGQDSGLDLGLYYGQESEPNSESSSEATSSSSSITSKLIPVLLILGTIPIFLGIAYKYSLFGFRKRVQKHLREKLKK